A window of the Pseudomonas sp. B21_DOA genome harbors these coding sequences:
- a CDS encoding NRDE family protein, translating into MCLIVFAWRPGHAQPLIVAANRDEFYARPSLPLAPWPEAPQVHAGRDLEAGGTWLGIGANGRFAALTNIRDPQQPPATKSRGELVARFLTGDLSIDDYLSDVVGRAAEYAGFNLLLGNAHELWHFNARASEPVMLQPGVYGLSNAGLDTPWPKLLKARAALSAVLDDPQPERLLALLSDAQTAPEAELPDTGMGMATEALLSSVFIASQSYGTRASTALIVQADGTRRMVERSFGPYGGHLGEVEVVV; encoded by the coding sequence ATGTGCCTGATTGTTTTCGCCTGGCGCCCGGGCCATGCCCAGCCACTGATCGTCGCGGCCAACCGCGACGAGTTCTACGCCCGCCCCAGTCTGCCATTGGCGCCGTGGCCCGAGGCGCCGCAAGTGCATGCCGGGCGTGATCTTGAAGCTGGCGGCACCTGGCTGGGGATCGGCGCCAACGGACGCTTTGCCGCGCTGACCAATATCCGCGATCCGCAACAGCCGCCGGCAACCAAATCCCGGGGTGAACTGGTGGCGCGCTTTCTCACCGGTGATCTGTCGATTGATGATTATTTGAGCGATGTGGTGGGTCGTGCAGCGGAATATGCCGGGTTCAATCTGCTGCTGGGCAACGCCCATGAGCTGTGGCATTTCAATGCGAGGGCGTCAGAGCCGGTGATGTTGCAGCCTGGAGTTTATGGGTTATCCAACGCGGGGCTGGATACGCCGTGGCCGAAATTGCTCAAGGCCAGGGCGGCGTTGAGCGCGGTGCTGGATGATCCGCAGCCTGAGCGGTTGCTGGCCTTGCTGAGCGATGCGCAGACAGCACCCGAGGCGGAGTTGCCGGATACGGGGATGGGCATGGCGACGGAAGCGTTGTTGTCGAGTGTGTTTATTGCCAGCCAGAGTTATGGCACCCGGGCGAGTACAGCGTTGATCGTGCAGGCAGACGGGACGCGGCGGATGGTAGAGCGCAGTTTTGGGCCGTATGGCGGTCATTTGGGCGAGGTGGAGGTTGTGGTTTAG
- the ptsP gene encoding phosphoenolpyruvate--protein phosphotransferase: MLNTLRKIVQEVNSAKDLKAALGIIVLRVKEAMGSQVCSVYLLDPETNRFVLMATEGLNKRSIGKVSMAPNEGLVGLVGTREEPLNLENASVHPRYRYFAETGEERYASFLGAPIIHHRRVVGVLVIQQKERRQFDEGEEAFLVTMSAQLAGVIAHAEATGSIRGLGRQGKGIQEAKFVGVPGSPGAAVGTAVVMLPPADLDVVPDKTITDINAELALFKTAIEGVRADMRALSAKLATQLRPEERALFDVYLMMLDDASLGSEITTVIKTGQWAQGALRQVVTEHVNRFELMDDAYLRERASDVKDLGRRLLAYLQEERQQNLVYPEKTILVSEELTPAMLGEVPEGTLVGLVSVLGSGNSHVAILARAMGIPTVMGLVDLPYAKVDGIEMIVDGTRGEVYTNPSEVLRKQFAEVVEEEKQLALGLDTLRDLPCVTLDGHRMPLWVNTGLLADVARAQKRGAEGVGLYRTEVPFMINQRFPSEKEQLAIYREQLAAFHPQPVTMRSLDIGGDKSLSYFPIKEDNPFLGWRGIRVTLDHPEIFLVQTRAMLKASEGLNNLRILLPMISGTHELEEALHLIHRAWGEVRDEGTDVPMPPIGVMIEIPAAVYQTKELARMVDFLSVGSNDLTQYLLAVDRNNPRVADLYDYLHPAVLQALQTVVTDAHAEGKPVSICGEMAGDPAAAVLLMAMGFDSLSMNATNLPKVKWMLRQVNLSKAQEMLAELMKIDNPQVIHSSLQLALKNLGLAKMNSPVVNKAL; encoded by the coding sequence ATGCTCAATACGCTGCGCAAGATCGTCCAGGAAGTTAACTCCGCCAAGGATCTCAAGGCGGCGTTGGGGATTATTGTGTTGCGCGTCAAAGAGGCCATGGGCAGCCAGGTCTGCTCGGTCTACCTGCTTGATCCGGAAACCAATCGCTTCGTCCTGATGGCCACCGAGGGCTTGAACAAGCGCTCGATCGGCAAGGTCAGCATGGCCCCCAACGAGGGGCTGGTCGGTCTGGTCGGCACGCGTGAAGAACCCCTGAACCTCGAAAACGCTTCGGTTCACCCGCGCTATCGCTACTTCGCCGAAACCGGTGAAGAGCGTTACGCCTCGTTCCTCGGTGCACCGATCATCCACCACCGCCGCGTCGTCGGCGTGTTGGTCATCCAGCAGAAAGAACGCCGCCAGTTCGACGAAGGTGAAGAAGCCTTCCTCGTGACCATGAGCGCGCAGCTCGCCGGCGTTATCGCCCACGCCGAGGCCACCGGTTCGATCCGTGGTCTGGGCCGGCAGGGCAAGGGCATTCAGGAAGCCAAGTTTGTCGGCGTGCCGGGCTCGCCGGGTGCGGCCGTCGGTACCGCGGTGGTCATGCTGCCGCCAGCGGACCTGGACGTGGTGCCGGACAAGACCATCACCGACATCAACGCCGAGCTGGCGCTGTTCAAGACCGCCATCGAAGGCGTGCGCGCCGACATGCGCGCATTGTCCGCCAAACTCGCGACCCAACTGCGCCCGGAGGAGCGCGCGTTGTTCGACGTCTACCTGATGATGCTCGACGATGCCTCGCTGGGCAGCGAAATCACCACCGTGATCAAGACCGGTCAGTGGGCTCAGGGCGCGCTGCGTCAGGTGGTCACTGAGCACGTCAACCGTTTCGAATTGATGGACGACGCCTACCTGCGCGAGCGCGCCTCGGACGTCAAAGACCTTGGCCGGCGGCTGCTCGCCTATTTGCAGGAAGAGCGTCAGCAGAACCTGGTGTACCCGGAAAAAACCATTCTGGTCAGCGAAGAGCTGACGCCGGCGATGCTCGGCGAGGTGCCGGAAGGCACGCTGGTCGGCCTGGTCTCGGTACTCGGTTCGGGTAACTCCCACGTCGCGATTCTGGCCCGGGCCATGGGCATTCCGACGGTGATGGGTCTGGTCGACCTGCCGTACGCCAAGGTCGACGGCATCGAAATGATCGTCGACGGCACCCGTGGCGAGGTCTATACCAACCCCAGCGAAGTGCTGCGCAAGCAGTTCGCCGAAGTCGTCGAAGAAGAGAAACAACTGGCGCTGGGCCTCGACACCCTGCGCGACCTGCCGTGCGTGACTCTCGATGGCCACCGCATGCCGCTGTGGGTCAACACTGGTTTGCTCGCCGATGTGGCGCGGGCACAGAAGCGTGGCGCCGAAGGGGTCGGTCTGTACCGCACCGAAGTGCCGTTCATGATCAACCAGCGCTTCCCGAGCGAGAAGGAGCAACTGGCGATCTACCGTGAACAGCTCGCCGCGTTCCACCCGCAACCGGTGACCATGCGCAGCCTCGACATCGGCGGTGACAAGTCGCTGTCGTACTTCCCGATCAAGGAAGACAACCCGTTCCTCGGCTGGCGCGGTATCCGTGTAACCCTCGACCACCCGGAAATCTTCCTCGTGCAGACCCGCGCGATGCTCAAGGCCAGCGAAGGCCTGAACAACCTGCGGATTCTGCTGCCGATGATCTCCGGCACCCACGAACTCGAAGAAGCCCTGCACCTGATCCACCGTGCCTGGGGCGAAGTACGCGACGAAGGCACCGATGTGCCGATGCCGCCTATCGGCGTGATGATCGAAATCCCGGCAGCGGTGTACCAGACCAAGGAACTGGCGCGGATGGTCGACTTCCTTTCCGTCGGCTCCAACGACCTGACCCAGTACCTGCTGGCGGTCGATCGCAACAACCCGCGCGTCGCCGACCTCTACGACTATCTGCACCCGGCGGTGCTGCAAGCCCTGCAAACCGTGGTCACTGACGCCCACGCCGAAGGCAAACCGGTGAGCATCTGCGGTGAAATGGCCGGTGATCCGGCGGCAGCAGTATTGTTGATGGCGATGGGTTTCGACAGCCTGTCGATGAACGCCACCAACCTGCCGAAGGTAAAGTGGATGTTGCGCCAGGTGAACCTGAGCAAGGCGCAGGAGATGCTGGCGGAACTGATGAAGATCGATAACCCGCAGGTTATCCACAGCTCGCTGCAGTTGGCGCTGAAGAATCTCGGGTTGGCGAAGATGAATTCGCCGGTGGTGAACAAGGCTCTCTAA
- a CDS encoding HAD-IB family hydrolase — translation MRLALFDLDNTLLGGDSDHAWGDYLCERGFLDPIAYKARNDEFYQDYLAGKLDNAAYLNFCLEILGRTEMAVLDAWHNDYMRDCIEPIVLPKALDLLKKHRDAGDKLVIITATNRFVTAPIAVRLGVETLIATECEMIDGRYSGRSTDIPCFREGKVTRLNRWLEETGYSLEDSYFYSDSMNDLPLLEQVANPVAVDPDPNLRAEAEKRGWPVISLRG, via the coding sequence ATGCGCCTGGCTTTATTCGATTTGGACAACACCCTTCTGGGCGGCGACAGCGATCACGCCTGGGGCGATTATCTGTGCGAGCGCGGCTTCCTCGACCCGATCGCCTACAAGGCGCGCAACGACGAGTTCTATCAGGATTACCTGGCCGGCAAGCTGGACAACGCCGCCTACCTGAACTTCTGCCTGGAAATTCTCGGCCGCACCGAAATGGCCGTGCTCGACGCCTGGCACAACGATTACATGCGCGACTGCATCGAGCCGATCGTGCTGCCCAAGGCACTCGATCTGCTGAAAAAGCACCGCGACGCCGGCGACAAACTGGTGATCATCACCGCGACCAACCGTTTCGTGACGGCGCCGATCGCCGTGCGCCTGGGCGTGGAAACCCTGATCGCCACCGAATGCGAAATGATCGACGGCCGCTACAGCGGGCGCAGCACCGACATTCCATGCTTCCGTGAAGGCAAGGTCACGCGCCTGAATCGTTGGTTGGAAGAGACCGGGTATTCGCTTGAGGACAGCTATTTCTATAGCGACTCGATGAATGATCTGCCGTTGCTGGAGCAGGTGGCGAATCCAGTGGCGGTTGATCCTGACCCGAATTTGCGTGCCGAGGCCGAGAAGCGGGGCTGGCCGGTGATCAGTCTGCGCGGCTGA
- a CDS encoding DUF2269 domain-containing protein: METLTTLKVLHVAATVVILASGLGLAALTWRNRSEGPASTMRRPWLFIWCLMLIGMLSMPFTGWWLVHLVGWPLGQLWILGSSVIYAVATFSAVWLLVRLDRLWTSGVGNRAFNLALAIVSGVGFLAIAGLMGAKPV; encoded by the coding sequence ATGGAAACCCTGACCACTCTGAAAGTCCTCCACGTCGCGGCGACCGTGGTCATCCTCGCGAGCGGGCTGGGGCTCGCCGCCCTGACCTGGCGTAATCGCAGCGAAGGGCCGGCCAGTACGATGCGCCGTCCGTGGCTGTTCATCTGGTGCCTGATGCTGATCGGCATGCTCAGCATGCCTTTCACCGGCTGGTGGCTGGTGCATCTGGTTGGCTGGCCATTGGGCCAATTGTGGATTCTGGGGTCCAGCGTGATCTATGCCGTGGCCACATTCAGTGCGGTCTGGCTGCTGGTCCGGCTGGATCGGCTTTGGACCAGCGGGGTGGGCAACCGCGCATTCAATCTGGCCCTGGCGATTGTCAGCGGCGTCGGATTTCTCGCCATAGCGGGGTTGATGGGGGCCAAGCCGGTTTAA
- the ilvA gene encoding threonine ammonia-lyase, biosynthetic, whose amino-acid sequence MLEQYVKKILTSRVYDVAVETPLQNARQLSERLGNDIWLKREDLQPVFSFKIRGAYNKLTQLTDEERARGVVTASAGNHAQGLALAAKVLGVKATIVMPKTTPEIKVEGVRSRGGKVVLHGDSFPEALAYSLKLVDEKGYVYIHPYDDPHTIAGQGTVAMEILRQHPQPLDAIFVPVGGGGLIAGIAAYVKYLRPDIKVIGVEPDDSNCLQAAMAAGERVVLPTVGIFADGVAVAQIGQYTFDICKDYVDEVITVSTDEICAAIKDIYDDTRSITEPAGALGVAGIKKYVEQRGVSGQTFVAIDSGANVNFDRLRHVAERAELGEGREAIIAVTIPEKAGSFKTFCEAIGKRQITEFNYRYNTGSEAHIFVGVQTHPDNDPRSALLASLTEQGFPVIDLTDNELAKLHIRHMVGGRAAQVVDEVVLRFEFPERPGALFNFLNKLGGRWNISMFHYRNHGAADGRVVAGLQVPHDERHLVPAALAEIGYPYWDESDNPAYQLFLG is encoded by the coding sequence ATGCTCGAACAGTACGTCAAAAAGATCCTCACCTCGCGCGTTTATGACGTTGCCGTAGAAACCCCGCTGCAGAACGCTCGCCAGCTCTCCGAGCGGCTGGGCAACGACATCTGGCTCAAGCGCGAAGACTTGCAGCCGGTGTTCTCGTTCAAGATTCGCGGTGCCTACAACAAACTCACCCAGCTGACTGACGAGGAGCGCGCCCGTGGCGTGGTCACCGCGTCGGCGGGCAATCATGCGCAGGGTCTGGCTCTGGCGGCGAAAGTGTTGGGCGTCAAAGCCACCATCGTCATGCCCAAGACGACCCCGGAAATCAAAGTCGAAGGCGTGCGTTCGCGCGGCGGCAAAGTGGTGCTGCACGGTGACTCGTTCCCGGAAGCGCTGGCCTACTCGCTGAAACTGGTCGATGAAAAAGGCTACGTCTACATCCACCCGTACGACGATCCGCACACCATTGCCGGGCAGGGCACCGTGGCCATGGAAATCCTCCGTCAGCACCCGCAGCCGCTGGACGCGATTTTCGTCCCGGTCGGCGGTGGCGGGCTGATCGCCGGTATTGCGGCGTACGTGAAATACCTGCGGCCGGACATCAAGGTGATTGGCGTCGAGCCGGACGATTCCAACTGCCTGCAAGCCGCGATGGCGGCGGGCGAGCGCGTGGTTCTGCCGACCGTGGGCATCTTCGCCGACGGCGTGGCGGTGGCGCAGATCGGCCAGTACACCTTCGATATCTGCAAGGATTACGTCGACGAAGTGATCACCGTCAGCACCGATGAGATCTGCGCAGCAATCAAGGATATCTACGACGATACCCGCTCGATCACTGAACCTGCCGGTGCGCTGGGCGTGGCCGGGATCAAGAAATACGTCGAGCAGCGTGGCGTCAGCGGCCAGACCTTCGTCGCCATCGACTCCGGCGCCAACGTCAACTTCGACCGCCTGCGCCACGTCGCCGAGCGCGCCGAACTGGGCGAAGGTCGCGAGGCGATCATCGCCGTGACCATTCCGGAAAAGGCCGGCAGCTTCAAAACGTTCTGCGAAGCCATCGGCAAGCGCCAGATCACCGAATTCAACTACCGCTACAACACCGGCAGCGAAGCGCACATCTTCGTCGGCGTGCAGACCCACCCGGACAACGATCCGCGCAGCGCCTTGCTGGCGAGCCTGACCGAGCAGGGTTTCCCGGTCATCGACCTGACCGACAACGAACTGGCCAAGCTGCACATCCGCCACATGGTCGGCGGTCGCGCGGCGCAGGTGGTCGATGAAGTGGTGCTGCGTTTCGAATTCCCGGAGCGTCCGGGCGCGCTGTTCAACTTCCTCAACAAGCTCGGCGGGCGCTGGAATATCTCGATGTTCCACTACCGCAACCACGGCGCGGCGGACGGCCGTGTGGTTGCCGGCCTGCAAGTGCCCCATGACGAGCGTCATCTGGTGCCGGCGGCACTGGCGGAAATCGGCTACCCGTATTGGGATGAAAGCGACAACCCGGCCTATCAGCTGTTTCTTGGCTGA
- the rpiA gene encoding ribose-5-phosphate isomerase RpiA produces MTQDQLKQAVAQAAVDFILPKLDDKSIVGVGTGSTANCFIDALAQHKGAFDGAVASSEATAARLKGHGIPVYELNTVSDLEFYVDGADESDAHLNLIKGGGAALTREKIVAAVAKTFICIADASKLVPVLGEFPLPVEVIPMARSHVARQLVKLGGDPVYREGVLTDNGNIILDVFNLQITNPVELEAQINAIVGVVTNGLFAARPADLLLLGTSEGVKTLKAE; encoded by the coding sequence ATGACCCAGGATCAACTCAAACAGGCCGTGGCCCAGGCCGCCGTCGACTTCATCCTGCCGAAACTCGACGACAAGAGCATTGTCGGCGTCGGCACCGGCTCCACCGCCAACTGCTTCATCGACGCCCTGGCCCAGCACAAGGGCGCGTTCGATGGCGCGGTCGCCAGCTCCGAAGCCACCGCTGCGCGCCTCAAGGGCCACGGGATTCCGGTGTATGAGCTGAACACCGTGAGCGATCTGGAGTTCTACGTCGACGGCGCCGATGAAAGCGATGCGCACCTGAATCTGATCAAGGGCGGCGGCGCGGCCCTGACCCGCGAGAAGATTGTCGCCGCCGTGGCCAAGACTTTCATCTGCATCGCCGACGCCAGCAAACTGGTGCCGGTGCTCGGTGAATTCCCGCTGCCGGTGGAAGTGATTCCGATGGCGCGCAGCCACGTGGCCCGCCAACTGGTAAAGCTGGGCGGCGACCCGGTGTACCGCGAAGGCGTGTTGACCGACAACGGCAACATCATCCTCGACGTGTTCAACCTGCAGATCACCAACCCGGTGGAGCTGGAAGCGCAGATCAATGCCATCGTCGGCGTGGTCACCAACGGCCTGTTCGCCGCGCGCCCGGCGGATCTGTTGTTGCTGGGCACCAGCGAAGGCGTGAAAACCCTGAAGGCTGAGTAA
- a CDS encoding SdiA-regulated domain-containing protein — MRRLARPKPLILVLLMIALVALLALGQYLRLFERAWFNLHTLWQPLSSEAIGLDQYRVTIEARPIEGLDDDVSALTYDPVRKSLFTVTNKNSELIELSLEGKILRRIALVGFGDPEAVEYISADTYVITDERQQRLIKIHLEADTTFLDAEDAEQMTLGVHMASNKGFEGLAYDSVGKRLFVAKERDPMLIYEVHGFPHFKPDKTYAVHVINNPKRDAGMFVRDLSSLQYDERSGHLLALSDESRLIIELDVDGRPLSTMSISGGRQGLQKTVPQAEGIAMDDDGTLYLVSEPNLFYVFKKPTQN; from the coding sequence ATGCGTCGACTTGCCCGTCCCAAACCGCTGATTCTTGTCCTGTTGATGATTGCCCTGGTCGCGTTGCTCGCGCTCGGCCAATACCTGCGCCTGTTCGAGCGCGCCTGGTTCAACCTGCACACGTTGTGGCAGCCGTTGAGCAGCGAGGCGATTGGCCTGGATCAATATCGGGTGACCATCGAAGCGCGGCCGATTGAGGGGCTCGACGATGACGTTTCGGCGCTGACCTACGATCCGGTGCGCAAAAGCCTGTTCACCGTGACCAACAAGAATTCCGAACTGATCGAACTGTCGCTGGAAGGCAAGATCCTGCGGCGCATTGCCCTGGTCGGGTTCGGCGATCCGGAAGCGGTCGAGTACATCAGTGCCGACACTTACGTGATCACCGACGAGCGCCAGCAACGCCTGATCAAGATCCACCTTGAAGCCGACACCACTTTCCTCGATGCCGAAGACGCCGAGCAGATGACCCTCGGTGTGCACATGGCCAGCAACAAGGGTTTCGAGGGGCTGGCTTACGACTCGGTGGGCAAGCGGCTGTTCGTGGCGAAAGAACGCGACCCGATGCTGATTTACGAAGTCCACGGTTTCCCGCATTTCAAACCGGACAAGACCTACGCCGTGCACGTGATCAACAACCCCAAGCGCGATGCCGGGATGTTCGTGCGTGATCTGTCGAGTCTGCAGTACGACGAACGCAGCGGGCACTTGCTGGCACTGTCGGACGAGTCGCGGTTGATTATCGAGCTGGATGTCGACGGCCGCCCGTTGAGCACCATGTCGATCAGCGGCGGGCGCCAAGGCTTGCAGAAAACCGTGCCGCAGGCGGAGGGGATTGCGATGGATGATGACGGCACGTTGTACCTGGTGAGCGAGCCGAATCTGTTTTACGTCTTCAAAAAGCCCACGCAAAACTGA
- a CDS encoding fumarylacetoacetate hydrolase family protein, giving the protein MSYQHQYVDGTRIHFPIGKVVCIGRNYAEHAKELDNPVPTEPLLFIKPGSCVVPLEGGFSIPTERGSVHYEAEIAVLIGKPLSTKPSREEVLDAISGFAPALDLTLRDKQAELKAKGLPWEIAKSFDGAAVIAPFVVGSTFADLTDIGIRLTINGEVRQDGNSSAMLNPIVPMIQHMAGCFSLQAGDVILTGTPVGVGPLNVGDEIVLELPGASSFSSSVR; this is encoded by the coding sequence ATGAGCTATCAGCACCAGTACGTCGACGGCACGCGCATCCACTTTCCGATCGGGAAAGTCGTGTGCATTGGCCGCAATTACGCCGAGCACGCCAAGGAACTGGACAACCCGGTGCCGACCGAGCCGCTGCTGTTCATCAAGCCGGGCAGTTGCGTGGTGCCGCTGGAAGGCGGCTTCAGCATTCCGACCGAGCGCGGTTCGGTGCACTACGAAGCGGAAATCGCCGTGTTGATCGGCAAGCCGCTGTCGACCAAACCGAGCCGTGAAGAAGTCCTCGATGCGATCTCCGGCTTCGCCCCGGCGCTGGACCTGACCCTGCGCGACAAGCAGGCCGAGCTGAAAGCCAAGGGCCTGCCGTGGGAAATCGCCAAGTCGTTCGATGGCGCGGCGGTGATCGCCCCCTTCGTGGTCGGCAGCACCTTCGCTGACCTGACCGACATCGGCATCCGCCTGACCATCAACGGCGAAGTGCGCCAGGACGGCAACAGCAGCGCGATGCTCAACCCGATCGTGCCGATGATCCAGCACATGGCCGGCTGCTTCTCGCTGCAGGCCGGTGACGTGATCCTCACCGGTACGCCAGTGGGCGTCGGCCCGCTGAACGTCGGCGATGAGATCGTCCTCGAACTGCCAGGGGCGAGCAGCTTCAGCAGCAGCGTGCGCTAA
- a CDS encoding FAD-binding oxidoreductase — MTNPALIDELKTLVEPGKVLTDADSLNTYGKDWTKHFAPAPSAIVFPKTIEQVQAVVRWANTHKVALVPSGGRTGLSAAAVAANGEVVVSFDYMNQILDVNLTDRTAVCQPGVVTEHLQNVAEENGLYYPVDFASAGSSQVGGNIGTNAGGIKVIRYGMTRNWVAGMKVVTGKGDVLELNKDLIKNATGYDLRQLFIGAEGTLGFVVEATMRLDRAPKNLTAMVLGTADFDSIMPVLHAFQGKLDLTAFEFFSDKALAKVMGRGDVPAPFETECPFYALLEFEATTEEVANSALETFEHCVEQGWVLDGVMSQSETQLHNLWKLREYISETISHWTPYKNDISVTVSKVPAFLREIDAIVGEHYPDFEIVWFGHIGDGNLHLNILKPENLSKDEFFAKCATVNKWVFETVEKYNGSISAEHGVGMTKRDYLTYSRSPAEIEYMKAVKAVFDPNGIMNPGKIFPV; from the coding sequence ATGACCAATCCTGCGCTGATTGATGAACTGAAGACCCTGGTTGAGCCTGGCAAAGTCCTCACCGACGCCGACTCCCTGAACACCTACGGCAAGGATTGGACCAAGCATTTCGCCCCGGCGCCGAGCGCCATCGTGTTTCCCAAGACCATCGAGCAAGTGCAGGCCGTGGTGCGTTGGGCCAACACCCACAAGGTCGCACTGGTGCCGTCCGGCGGGCGCACCGGGCTGTCCGCCGCAGCGGTGGCGGCCAATGGCGAAGTGGTGGTTTCGTTCGATTACATGAACCAGATTCTCGACGTCAACCTCACCGACCGCACCGCCGTGTGCCAGCCGGGTGTGGTCACCGAGCATCTGCAGAACGTCGCCGAAGAAAACGGCCTGTACTATCCGGTCGACTTCGCCTCGGCGGGTTCCAGCCAGGTTGGCGGCAATATCGGCACCAATGCCGGCGGAATCAAAGTGATTCGCTACGGCATGACCCGCAACTGGGTGGCCGGCATGAAAGTCGTCACCGGCAAGGGCGACGTGCTCGAGCTGAACAAGGACCTGATCAAGAACGCTACCGGTTACGACCTGCGTCAGCTATTCATCGGCGCCGAAGGCACCCTCGGTTTCGTCGTCGAAGCGACCATGCGCCTCGATCGCGCGCCGAAAAACCTCACGGCGATGGTCCTCGGCACCGCCGATTTCGATTCGATCATGCCGGTGCTGCACGCCTTCCAGGGCAAGCTCGACCTGACCGCTTTCGAATTCTTCTCCGACAAGGCCCTGGCCAAGGTCATGGGCCGCGGCGACGTGCCGGCTCCATTTGAAACCGAGTGCCCGTTCTACGCCCTGCTCGAATTCGAAGCGACCACTGAAGAAGTGGCCAACAGCGCGCTGGAAACCTTCGAACACTGCGTCGAGCAGGGCTGGGTGCTGGACGGCGTGATGAGTCAGAGCGAAACCCAGCTGCACAACTTGTGGAAGCTGCGCGAGTACATCTCTGAAACCATTTCCCACTGGACGCCTTACAAGAACGACATCTCGGTGACCGTCTCGAAAGTGCCGGCGTTCCTGCGCGAGATCGACGCGATCGTTGGCGAGCACTACCCGGATTTCGAAATCGTCTGGTTCGGTCACATTGGCGACGGCAACCTGCACCTGAACATCCTCAAGCCGGAAAACCTGAGCAAGGACGAGTTCTTCGCCAAGTGCGCCACCGTCAACAAGTGGGTGTTCGAAACCGTCGAGAAGTACAACGGCTCGATCTCGGCCGAGCACGGCGTCGGTATGACCAAGCGTGATTACCTGACCTACAGCCGCTCGCCGGCCGAGATCGAGTACATGAAAGCGGTCAAGGCAGTGTTCGACCCGAACGGAATCATGAACCCGGGCAAGATTTTCCCGGTCTGA
- a CDS encoding DUF4399 domain-containing protein, with the protein MKSFLSRAALAGVLMGVSVLASAATPAPKDAEVFIVSPEDGATVSQEFKVKFGVKNIALAPAGDTTKNTGHHHLLIDVDDLPAEGAPIPTDAHHMHFGKAQTEATIKLAPGKHTLQLILGDSGHMPFDPSIVSEKITVNVK; encoded by the coding sequence ATGAAAAGCTTTTTGTCACGTGCAGCGTTGGCCGGTGTGCTGATGGGTGTTTCGGTGCTGGCCAGTGCGGCGACGCCGGCGCCGAAAGATGCTGAAGTGTTCATCGTTTCTCCCGAGGATGGGGCTACCGTCTCCCAGGAATTCAAGGTCAAGTTCGGCGTCAAGAACATCGCGCTGGCCCCGGCGGGTGACACCACCAAGAACACCGGCCACCATCACCTGCTGATCGACGTCGACGACCTGCCGGCCGAAGGCGCGCCGATCCCGACTGACGCCCACCACATGCATTTCGGCAAGGCGCAGACCGAAGCCACGATCAAACTGGCCCCGGGCAAGCACACCTTGCAACTGATCCTCGGCGACAGCGGCCACATGCCGTTCGACCCATCGATCGTTTCGGAAAAAATCACGGTTAACGTGAAATAA
- a CDS encoding transporter substrate-binding domain-containing protein gives MRLLPGLFCLLPLLSPLVHAELIDDVNDRGELRIALEANTPPFNYKEGDTLTGFEVELGQLLAQELDVRADFIVTDEGDLLQGVESGKYDVALNHIALTPELKDRFDFSEPYGEVDGQLLAKKDETPRPMVLVQALTEEKPKAAAPVELAIPFQKGNPAFQASLKSALERIKADGRLAALSEKWLKP, from the coding sequence ATGCGCCTGCTGCCTGGCCTGTTCTGCCTGCTACCCCTTCTGAGCCCGCTGGTTCACGCCGAACTGATTGATGACGTCAACGACCGTGGCGAGCTGCGCATAGCCCTTGAGGCTAATACACCGCCCTTCAATTACAAGGAAGGCGACACCCTCACGGGGTTCGAGGTCGAGCTTGGGCAACTTCTGGCCCAGGAGCTGGATGTGCGCGCCGACTTCATCGTCACCGACGAGGGCGACCTGCTCCAGGGCGTTGAAAGCGGCAAGTACGACGTCGCGCTCAACCACATAGCACTGACACCCGAACTCAAGGATCGTTTCGACTTCAGCGAGCCTTACGGCGAGGTTGATGGGCAGTTGTTGGCGAAGAAGGACGAGACGCCGCGGCCGATGGTGCTGGTGCAGGCGTTGACCGAAGAGAAGCCGAAAGCGGCAGCGCCGGTCGAGCTGGCGATTCCGTTCCAGAAGGGCAACCCGGCGTTTCAGGCCAGCCTCAAGAGTGCGCTGGAGAGGATCAAGGCGGATGGGCGATTGGCGGCGTTGTCCGAGAAGTGGTTGAAACCGTAA